The DNA sequence CGCGAATATAAGATTCGCTAAGTAATGGGGGTAACTAATTTTCCTAATGAAGGAGAAATAATACCATTTGGATAAACTTTTAATAGAGGAGAAGTCATGAGAAGATTATTTGAGTTCTATTTACTCTTCATAAAGATTGTAGTAACTAATAAAGTCGCATTTCTATGGACTCTCATATTTCCGATAATATATATTTTATTGTTTAGTAGAATTACATTAAGTAATGGATTTGATGATAATTCTTTTATAGAAACTATAGCAATGTTTTTTAGCTATATTATATTTGTTGTTTCAATAAATGCTAGTTTAAGTTTAATTTCATTGAGGGAAACCGGATTTCTGAAAATGTTCTTTTTTATTACTGGCTCCAAGATACCTATTGTCTTTGGACAAATTTTAGCTCAATTATGTTTTTTATATATAAATATTATCATAGTATCATTAGTATTCTTTTTTTTATCAGGTGAAAACTTATATTCGCTTCTGCAACTAGGCTTATTAGTAGTAACAATTACCTTTATTCCGATAAGCCTTTTTAATTTATGGATTACTACTTTACCCATTAAAAATGAGTCCATCATTCCAATAATGAATATAGCTGTTTTCCCTTTGATTATTATAGCATTTTCTGTTAATTATACAGATTACTTAATATTAGACTTTTTTATATCATTTAACCCAGTAAAATTTATTCATAATATTACAATTTTCATAGCAAACAATATTGGTATTACATCTGTGGGTAATAAAAATGCTAATAATTTTTTTATAATTAATACTATAACATATACATTGATAGGCTTACTTATGTTGAGGTATTTTAAGATAATATCTGTTGTGAAAAGAAATTAATTGTATTAATTAAATTGAGATCTAAAAGTCTAATAAACATTTTAGGAGAGTAAATATGATTGAGATAAAAAACTTGAATTTTATGTATAAAAACACAAGTGAGAAAATACTTGATGATATGTCATTAAAGTTCTCAAGTGGAAAAGTAAATGTAATAATTGGTCATAATGGTTCAGGGAAGACTACTCTTTTGGATATTTTGTCAGGTGCAATTAATAGACCTAGTGAAGTGTATAATGCTCCGCCACAAAAAGATATAGTTTACCAATTACAAGGGGTTCTCTTTCCATTATCATTAAAGGGAAAAGACTATGTAAGAATTTACATTAATACAGATCATAAAAAAAAATCAAATAACGATTTATATAATACTTTGTTAGAAGAATGTATTAATGATAGGGAAAGGTATATGCTGAAAAAGCTTTGGCACCTTCCTTTTGGAGCGATGTCAGTAGGAGAACGTAGATGGCTTACAACAATTTCGATATGTCTTCTCGATAGAGCATTATATATTTTTGATGAGCCAACGTCGGGTGTTGACCCAGAGGCGAGAGTAAATATATTAAGGCGAATTGATAAGCTGAGTTCTATCGATGATAAACTAATTGTATTAACAACCCATACACTTCATGAATTTAAATTCATAAAGTGCCAACTTTATGTAATGTCTGAAGGTAAAATAGTATTTGAAGGTTCTTATGATGATTTTCTTAAAAATGCTAGAACTGATAATCCGGATAAAGCATTTGAAATAATTATTAATAGGAGGGAACACTAGAAAGTGGGATAAACAGAAATTATTAAAAAGTCAGGTATATTATTTCAACAAAAATATTATAAAGCAATGTCAGTATGTATAGTAGTCAAAGTTGATTCAGTAATGGAAGGTGAGTTATCTAATGGGATTTCACACTTCTTTAAGAATAAAGAGTGATAATAAATACCAATTACCCAATTCGTTGATATTACAGGTAGGTTTATGAGAGCTTTTACATCAAAAGAATTTACTACGTATAATGTAAAGGAGCTACCTGAATATTTCTTGGAGATCTTTGAAGAGTTACTTAAGGTTATTTATAATCCTAAATTTATAACAGAAGATCTTGAAATGGAAAAAAATCATATCACATTAGATAAATCAGTATCTGATAGATTCAGAAGAACAAATAAAAATATAGGGCTTTCAAAAGAGGCCACTGAAAAAGTAGAAATCATGATATTTTATTGTATTAATATTCAATATATCTAAATATATAATAGGTTGATGAGACCGGAGTAAGCGAGGTAACTGTTTCCTCTACTAAATTATGCTTCGTAGCGTATCCGTCGAGACAACTCGAAGCACTAGCGAAGAAGCATCGCTCGTTCCTGCGGGAGAAAAGGCAGGGGTGAGACTACGTATCAAGTAGGCTCACCAGCCGCCCGCGGAAAGCGAGTTTGCACAGGTCACATCAACTTCTATATTCATTTAACCTTATATTTATTAATCTATACTTAAAGGGTAAGTACTTTTTCACTAGTCTCGGACGGTTCTCGTGCTTCCTATTAGTAATAACTACAATTAGGGAGCATTAGAACCGTCCCCACGTCACTCCCTTGTTTTATCACGTTTTGCGAGTGAATAAGACAGTGGAACCCCACTGTCTTGAACCGTCCCTATTTGCCGCCCCCCTGAAACGTTCAAGAAAAAGACATACATCCTTCATTTTTTGGGAGGAGATTATTACGATATTTGTCGAATCTCCATGTGAATAAATAATGAGAGGCTGGTGGTTAATGAAATGAAGAGAGAAGAGGGAA is a window from the Evansella cellulosilytica DSM 2522 genome containing:
- a CDS encoding AAA family ATPase, which gives rise to MIEIKNLNFMYKNTSEKILDDMSLKFSSGKVNVIIGHNGSGKTTLLDILSGAINRPSEVYNAPPQKDIVYQLQGVLFPLSLKGKDYVRIYINTDHKKKSNNDLYNTLLEECINDRERYMLKKLWHLPFGAMSVGERRWLTTISICLLDRALYIFDEPTSGVDPEARVNILRRIDKLSSIDDKLIVLTTHTLHEFKFIKCQLYVMSEGKIVFEGSYDDFLKNARTDNPDKAFEIIINRREH
- a CDS encoding insulinase family protein, with amino-acid sequence MTGRFMRAFTSKEFTTYNVKELPEYFLEIFEELLKVIYNPKFITEDLEMEKNHITLDKSVSDRFRRTNKNIGLSKEATEKVEIMIFYCINIQYI